The Quercus lobata isolate SW786 chromosome 4, ValleyOak3.0 Primary Assembly, whole genome shotgun sequence genome segment TGTTATAAATCTTGTCTCCTACTTGATTTTGAGTTCTATTTGCAATAGGAGTAATTCTCCCTTGTGCGTGGAAGATGAGTCTAGTGAGAGAGGTTTTGTTGCCGcttggtttgattttggttCTACAATTTGGTGACTTGCTCTCTCTTGGTTTGTTGCaacttttggatttgatttgtggctctctctttgatttttgcgcAATTCGTATTTGGTATTTATGAACCTTCggttctttggttttgtatttgtgAGAGAGAACTATTTGGGTGTATTtaggatttgggtttgtgaaaGTGCATCTACACCAATCTATATTATCCTAAATTTGATATAGTGAAATTCTTCATTGTCGCTCATGGATATAGACTATTGCCAAACAAcataattctttttgttttgtgtctattttcttttggattaatTCCTTTGTTCTATTGTTTGTTTGGAGTTCTTTATTgaacctaaaatattttcacaatcaatcttggtaatttgaactttcactattttacaacaaataGATTATTCCTCGAAACTAACTAGACAATAAAAGCATGCTTTGGGATGGACAAATTAAACCGGATCACTTTACACCATTCCACTACCTGAGATTTGTCTCTAATCTCCTGAAAATTTTCGTAAAACCGAAGTTAACCATATGGCTTTGTATTCATCTTTGAGCTCTTATAACCATAATTGACTCTGAATATTAAGAAGATCCTCTGACCTAAGCATAGAGTACTAGTTTGGCTTGAAAGTTGCTAGCTAGCTGCATCATAGATGATTTTATAGCCATGCTTTGGGAATACAACTCCATCAGGATGCCAGTGATCATGCTAAAAAAGCATTCTCTTCCCATCACCATGCCTCAAAACCTAACTAGTCTTCTAGCTTCATTCCTCAGCTTTAGTAAAGATCTCCATCCCATAAGCAATCCTGTGAAATGTATCTAGAAACTTCTCTCCTTTCTGAGGATATCAACTCATTAATTTCATATAGTTTTTCCTAGAactcatatataaaaatagCGCGTGCTTGAATCAATTTTCACAAAAGGCGCTGCAAATGTGATTTTtcgttttattttttcattcaactGTCTAGCGTGTATATAAGTTATGAATAACATTAGTGATAACAACTATTAACATAGTCTATTGTGATTGAAATAATATTACTTCCGCTTAAATTCATTACTAATACAATGTTTATTATGCATCAATTAAAATAAGGCATGCCAACGGTTATAAAAACTAGgcgaaaatatcattttgatcCATATAATTTTCTGTTATTGTTAatttggttcctacattttggtagtagtcaatttagtccctattattttaACTTGTAATCAATTCAGTTTTTACTGTCAACTCACTAACGAAAATTGACTgcaaattgaaaacaataatgactaaattgattgctaccaaaatataggaaccaaattaataatgactttaaaatataaagatcaaaatgatatttttcgTTAAAAACTATTACGTTCCAACTCCTTTCATagttacaacaaaaaattttctctaccaaagaaataacaaaaatttataacaatttcacaaaatgACCAAGTTTGCCTATTGCTCCACACATggatcatttaaaaaaatttaaattgtactGATACAatgtaaaagagaaaaaaaatttattttaaaattttattctgacctaaattaattaattacggTAATTATAGATTTACATTGTACTAATCTACaatgtaaaatttacattaCTAGTACAATGTATATTATTCATACCTGAACACAGAACACCCATGATGaagtggaagaagaagaagaatagtatCGCCATGAACGTTAAAACACTGAAGTTACAACTTAATTTGCATAAAAGAGTATCGCCATGAACAGTGATACAAGGAACtcctataaaagaaaaataataataaataaaaaaaagaattgcaaaattTTGCAGCATGTTACTCTTGACAGTGTCGCACTCCAAAGACCGCATTTTGTCCTGGACTCCTCCACGAGCACTAATCctgcattaaaataaaaacgttgatttattttcaatatatCTTTAAGACTTAATGGCAGAATCAAATTAAGGATAGAGGCAATACCATGATAGTCTTTTTTCTGAATAATTTTCAAGAAGAGGGATCAACTTACACTAGGAGGACAAGTAATCTTGAACCACTTCACAATCTCGTGGGATTCGGTACTTTTTTGGCAAACGAATTGCTGTGTCTAACTTTTTAGACACTCAATTCGATAGATGAATCTATCTAATCTATTCACTTAATAATAGCACAATTTTAGAGGTATGATAAATATCAAATTCGGCAGTGACTCTTAAGTCTTAATTACCACAATTTGTATCCCAAATCAGATCTTACTCATATTTTGAATTGTAATGaaaagaggaaaacaaaagTTATTGAACTTTTTGACTATGGAACTATAGAGCATTTTAGAATATAGGTGCAGAAGAAAACTTACACGCAAATAAAGGAGAAAACTCCCACGTGTTGGTGAGTAAAATGTCTCTTCCTAGCCCTTGTCTAACATTTGCTACAAACTCCTGCGGCATGTTTGTTAAAATCAATTCCTTCAGGGCAGGTAGCTGCTCTAATCCGTCTGAACTTTCAAGCTTTTCGCAGCGTCTAATTTCTAATTCTAGAAGTTGGGGCATGGCATCTTCCTCCACTGTCCACTGCTTTAATTCCTTCAAATTCCACACTTTCAATACACTGAGTTTAGGAAAGTGGCCACGATGACAAGTCATTTCTGACCCTAAGTAGGAGTCAGAAAAAAGCCTGAGAATGTTCAGCTGAGGCAGCTTCCCTAGCGCCGGCATTGGATCTTCTTCAAGTTTTGACATCGACAATGTAAGGATTTTGAGGTTTCGGGGAAGGTAACCAATGTCATCATCTGCTACCACACCAAACAAATATAACTTTGAGAGAGACTGATGGTCCTTCATAGGACTCAGCACGAGGTATAAAGGTTGACCAAAAGGATCTCTTGATCTCAACCTTAAGTTTAGAAGGTTGCCGAGTTGTGAGATGCACTTGGCTGTTTCCTCCATTGATTCTGAATGGCACGTGAGTTCCAGTTTCCTAAGGCTAGTGAACTTTCCCAAGCCACAATCCTTGGGATCCTTGGAACCGATGAAAAGCCCCATTAAGGTCTGAAGTTGGTTTGTTGAAGACACTACTCTTGATGGCTTCTGAATGGACACCTCATTCATATAGAGATGTCGAAGTTTCTTTGCCTTCCAGATAGAACTAGGCAAAGTGGTTATACTAGTATACTTCAAATCGATGGTCTCTAGGCATGGTAGATCCCCAATTGACGCGGGACAGGAGTCAAGACCTGTCCATCTCAAGCCTAAATACTTTAGGTTCCTCAGCTCCCCCAGTTTCTTAGGTAGCTGAGGTTTGTAGACACCCTCGAGATCAAGCACCTTCAGCAGGACACGATCTCTtcctttgataattttttttagcaacgTACCAATTTCACTATTGGATGTACCTTGTTTTTCAGCTTTGAAAGAAATATACGCACATAGGTTTCCCATATGAGATTTCGAGACACCGAATTGATCTGCGAGCCTCTGAACCTTAAATATTTCTGAATCTGCATATGTACATTCTGATCTGCAATGGTGGACGTGTAGAAATCCCTCCTCCTCAGCTTTTGGCAAGAAGAAGCCATAGAGGAAACATGGCATACGACAGGTTTTTGGGCTTCCATCTGACTTCCTGGTTGCTATTTCAATCATGTTTCTAGACACTAGTTCCTCCAAATATATCTTGGCCTTATCTTCAATGGGGACGCTAGCCTCATCAGGTGACAATTGAACAAATCCCTCCGCAAGCCACAACTGCAACAACCTTCGTTTGGGGATCTCATATGCTTTGGGAAAGAGAGCCAAATAAAGGAAACATGGCTTTAACGCAGATGGAAGTTCATTATAGCTCATCAAAGCTACAATATTTAAGAGAGCTGATTTATCTTCACCAAATTGTGAACGATCAATTACTCTTGACCAGTCACTTAATTCTATGGTTGACAACAGTCCTCCCAGTAGGAGGATTGCTGGAGGCAAACCCAGACATATTCCCAAAATTTCTTCCCTGAAGTTGTTTAGGTCTGAACTATTTTCTGGTGATCTGCGGCTGCCTGCATTCTTCAAGAACAATACCCAACTCTCCTCTTCAGTTAACTGCCTCAGATTCAGTGGACAACTCCATGGGTCAGCTTCTGATGCTACATTAAAATGGCGAGTAGTAAGGATGACCCTGCTTCCATTTGTGGCGTCTGCAAAGGGACGTAAAAGTTTGAACCACATGTCCTCCGTGCACACGTCATCCAACACCATTAGAAACCTGAACTTCATTAAAGTCTGGAAAACCAATTGACGTAGCTCCTTCTCGCTCATAAGCTCTATGTCCTTCAATAAGCGTATCGGAATCTGTTTGAGTATGATGAGCAAGAGATCCTTATATGCAAACTCTTCGCGGACATGGACCCAGAGACGGCATTGGAAGTGCTGCCGAATGTCTAGTCTCTTATAAACATGCCTTGCCAGAGCTGTCTTGCCAACAGCTTCTTCGCTCACCAGTGAAATCACACTGAGGTTTTCCTCAGTGCTGTCCAGAAGTCGAGATACTAGCTCCCTTTCGGCATCTTCACATCCAACAAGGGCTGAAACTTCACTGGTTGGATAAAGGGGGCCGCCTTGCATTTCCGTAGATGCCATGGATACAGCACTAAAAGTATGtttgaaagagagaggaaagggcaagatataataaagaaaaaaaaaattaaaaagactCCGTTTCCACTGTTTGGTTTATGTCCAGgaaagttttaaataaaaggATGCtccttaacattttttattcattaataaGATGGACTCCAAGTCCTGCTTGGTGTTAATACTCATTTTTGCAAATTCATATCCAAAAGTTCAAGAAGAGAAAAGCCCAAGAAAACCCCAAGAGATGGATCAAGGCATGAgcaaagaaatagaaaattggGTCATATTCCAAAGGcccatagaaagaaaaaattgaaagggtCAGTAAGCGCTCAATGCAATAAAATAGAGCAAAATCACAAAGCCCACAATGCCCTTGTACAAGGGGATATGGATAAACTCAAAATTTCAGCATTTACTTCTCtcagttttatttaatttcttggtATATACTAGATACTGTTGTGTGGTTATAAGTAAGCATGAAGTTCCAAACCTCAATATACTGCTTTCGGACATTAATTTGTTATCAAAAACAGTGGTCAGAATCCTGAAAtacaattttttggttttgcaaGCTGGAATTGGTAAATATAAATGAAAGACTGGAATTGGCATATACTAGATACTGTACTGCTtttgtatgttaatttgttATTGACTTGCTATAAAGAGTGGTCAGAACTATTAAATGCAATTTTGTGGTTGTCATTGATGATGAGCTTAAACATTTGCAAGCTGGAAACAGTGAATATAGAAGAAAGACTGgtgttactttctttttctatatgcTGAACTTGTCACAACTAATccatattcaatatcaaaatgtGCTTTACACTCACCGTTTCATTAGACTTGCTTAGATTTTTCTGATTTGATCAGCCATTGCCTTCTGACTTGTGTTTTGTACATGACATGTTATTTTGCACTGTTGTACATTCAACAAAGTATAAGAtggaactatatatatataaaagagatgAGCCaaacatttaaaagtttttagaACCATGTAACTGTAGCTAGAGTCATGACATTTTGTTAGGGGTTTTGATTGATTAAATGTATCACATTGTATTGAGTGTGGGAGTTGAATTGGGGTGATCCTAGTGACAACCTCAAggtt includes the following:
- the LOC115984761 gene encoding inactive disease susceptibility protein LOV1-like; this translates as MASTEMQGGPLYPTSEVSALVGCEDAERELVSRLLDSTEENLSVISLVSEEAVGKTALARHVYKRLDIRQHFQCRLWVHVREEFAYKDLLLIILKQIPIRLLKDIELMSEKELRQLVFQTLMKFRFLMVLDDVCTEDMWFKLLRPFADATNGSRVILTTRHFNVASEADPWSCPLNLRQLTEEESWVLFLKNAGSRRSPENSSDLNNFREEILGICLGLPPAILLLGGLLSTIELSDWSRVIDRSQFGEDKSALLNIVALMSYNELPSALKPCFLYLALFPKAYEIPKRRLLQLWLAEGFVQLSPDEASVPIEDKAKIYLEELVSRNMIEIATRKSDGSPKTCRMPCFLYGFFLPKAEEEGFLHVHHCRSECTYADSEIFKVQRLADQFGVSKSHMGNLCAYISFKAEKQGTSNSEIGTLLKKIIKGRDRVLLKVLDLEGVYKPQLPKKLGELRNLKYLGLRWTGLDSCPASIGDLPCLETIDLKYTSITTLPSSIWKAKKLRHLYMNEVSIQKPSRVVSSTNQLQTLMGLFIGSKDPKDCGLGKFTSLRKLELTCHSESMEETAKCISQLGNLLNLRLRSRDPFGQPLYLVLSPMKDHQSLSKLYLFGVVADDDIGYLPRNLKILTLSMSKLEEDPMPALGKLPQLNILRLFSDSYLGSEMTCHRGHFPKLSVLKVWNLKELKQWTVEEDAMPQLLELEIRRCEKLESSDGLEQLPALKELILTNMPQEFVANVRQGLGRDILLTNTWEFSPLFACKFSSAPIF